The following coding sequences are from one Pigmentibacter sp. JX0631 window:
- a CDS encoding Fic family protein, with translation MKIKEGYFSFPTNSNEFVNLILNINQEIFKNVKMKKLGRFRILHEDVAVDGDGIANKHSFLGVKSEEITSNLKSVWDKLFVNSDFNNKSHLEILCSKFLVHFFAIHPFNDGNGRTARYFLDILFSKGKYQIEFPSTGKRRRQYIKGLRTAHRIRKDDKAKIDANSCYILIDLMGKIISIKKPSDDLLFDEE, from the coding sequence TTGAAAATTAAAGAAGGTTACTTTTCATTCCCAACAAATAGCAATGAGTTTGTGAATTTGATTTTAAATATCAATCAAGAGATTTTTAAAAACGTCAAAATGAAAAAACTTGGACGTTTTAGAATTCTTCATGAAGATGTTGCTGTGGATGGAGATGGAATTGCGAACAAACATTCCTTTCTCGGTGTCAAATCAGAAGAAATTACTTCAAATTTAAAAAGTGTCTGGGATAAGTTGTTTGTAAATTCTGATTTTAATAATAAAAGTCATTTAGAAATACTTTGCTCTAAATTTTTAGTTCATTTTTTTGCTATTCATCCTTTTAATGACGGCAACGGAAGAACAGCGAGGTATTTCCTAGATATTTTATTTTCTAAAGGAAAATATCAAATTGAATTCCCATCAACAGGGAAAAGAAGAAGGCAATACATTAAAGGGCTCAGAACTGCCCATAGAATTCGAAAAGATGACAAGGCTAAAATTGACGCTAATTCTTGTTACATTTTAATTGATTTAATGGGAAAAATTATTTCAATTAAAAAACCAAGTGATGATTTATTATTTGATGAAGAATAA
- a CDS encoding type II toxin-antitoxin system antitoxin SocA domain-containing protein, protein MKDISFVYEITKKYSKDPKNDLTTLKLQKLAYYCYGAALAYDLDSEVEGIEFEAWKYGPVNRKVYNALKNLNAPYYKVETSHEAFQEIQNKEILFSPKLLDLISVILSVYGRLSPRSLVDETHEETVNGLDNPWKLTYREETNNKLIDKKLIKNFFKQKFNNAEKRTYLPLGLFDYNSFLLDNIPIVAFEDIREVARYLEQEKTV, encoded by the coding sequence ATGAAAGATATTAGTTTTGTTTATGAAATTACTAAAAAGTACAGTAAAGATCCTAAAAATGATCTTACTACGCTGAAACTTCAGAAACTTGCCTATTATTGCTACGGGGCGGCTTTAGCCTATGATTTAGATAGCGAAGTGGAAGGGATTGAATTTGAAGCGTGGAAATATGGTCCTGTTAACAGAAAAGTTTACAATGCCCTAAAGAACCTGAATGCTCCCTATTATAAAGTTGAAACTTCGCACGAGGCTTTTCAAGAGATCCAGAATAAAGAGATTTTATTTTCTCCAAAATTATTAGACCTTATTTCCGTTATTTTAAGCGTATATGGAAGACTTTCACCAAGAAGTCTTGTTGATGAAACACACGAAGAAACAGTGAATGGACTCGATAATCCATGGAAATTAACATATCGTGAAGAAACTAATAATAAATTAATTGATAAAAAATTAATAAAAAACTTTTTTAAACAAAAATTTAATAATGCAGAAAAAAGAACTTATTTACCCTTGGGATTATTTGATTATAATAGCTTTTTATTAGATAATATACCAATTGTTGCTTTTGAAGATATTCGTGAGGTTGCTCGTTATCTTGAACAAGAAAAAACTGTGTAA